The Myxococcus virescens sequence ACGGATGCGATGCCCGCGGACGGCGCGACCGGTGGCGCGGCCACCCAGCCCGAGCAAGGCATTGGCACGACGCCAGAGGATGACGCCACGGGGGGCTCGGGTTCCGAGCCCACTCCGGACGATGTTCCGCAGGGTGATGCCTCCAGTGGCAGTGGGGCGCCGATTGCTCCCGCTGGGGAAGGTACGCCCGCAGGCAAGTGAAGCGGCTTTCCTGGGGGCGCGGCGCTCGTCGCTCGCACAGTGGGCGGGGGCTGGGTTGGACAGGCGGGCTGGAGTTTTGACGAAGAGGGACGGAACTTTTTTCCCCTCTCCAGGCAGCAGTACCCGGATGAGCAGGCGAGCTCCTCTGGATTCAAGGACTTGAGGTTGGATCGCGCTGTGCATTGGGAGGTTGAGCATGAGGCGACTGGTATCAGCGGTGGTGGTGCTGGGCCTGTGGGCGGCACCCTCGGTGGCGATGTCACAGGAGCCGAGAGACACGGTGAAGGTCGTCCAGGAGGAGGACCGCACCGTCTTCCGGAAGAAGACGGTCATCGACTTCACGGATGTAGCGGTGGAAGGCGAGCTCACGAAGCCTGAGGGCTCGTACGTCCTCCACCGGAAGAAGACGGACTTCCAGAGCCTCATCAAGGTCCGGGACAACTTCGATCCAGAGCTACAGAAGTCAGTCGACAACCTCTAGCGGCAGCGGGCGGCGGCAGTCGTTCTAAGGGCGGAAGGGAAGAGGGAAAATCCTCATGGCGGCGGCGAAGAACAACGGCTTGACGCTTCGGATCACCGGGCCGGATGGCTCCACGGCGGAAGCCGTGTCGGAGGCCGAGAGCGTCATTGTGGGGTCGGGCGCTCAGGCGGCAGTGAAGATTCAGGACCCGCGGGTCTCGAATCTCCATGTGATGCTGAAGGTGGACAAGGATGGCTCGGTCACAGCCATCGACCTGGGCAGTGAGGGTGGCACGGAGGTGCGGGGACAGCGGCTCGTCCTCCCCACGGCGCTCAACCCCGGGGACGTGTTGATGGTGGGCGGCAGCCGGGTGGAGGTGCTCTTCGGAGCGACCCAGCCCGAGCGTCCACATCCCGCGGGGGCGCGCGTGGCGGGGCCGGTGTTCCAGGGGCCGGTGGCCACGCCACCGCCGCCGCCGCCGCGTGGCATGCAGCTGCAGACGCAGACGCAGACGCGCGCGGACCTGCCGAAACTGGTTCCCACGCCGCCGCCGCCCATGCGCCAGGTGTCCACGGCGCTGGGCAACCGCGTGGAGCGAGTGGCCTCTCCCGGTGTGATGCCGGTCGAGCCGCCCCGGCAGACGCCTCCGGGGCTCCAGCCTCGCACGACGCCCTCCACGGCGCGGATGCCCACGCCGAATGCGGCGAACACGGCCACGCCGCGGCGGACGGTGGCGCCGCACCTCCAGGAGCCGCTGCCTCCCGAGGCCATGCCCACGCCCGAGGCGCGCGTCCTCCAGGTCGCGCTGCTGTGGGGCGACACCCTGCTGGAGGTCCAGCACTTCAAGGACGGCGTGCCCGTCACCATCGGCGAGGCGAAGCAGAACTTCTTCAACGTCTTCGCGCCGTCAGTGGGCAAGAGCCACGTGCTGGCCGTCAGCAAGAAGGATGTGCTGGAGGTGCGCGCTCCCGCGGGCTCGCGCGCCTTCGTCACCAACCAGGGCAACGTGCGCACCAAGGACGCGCTGCGGGCCGCGGGCGCGCTCTCCGGCCAGGCCGGTGACGCCGCCGAGCAGCGCTTCACCCTGGGCCTGCACGACCGGGTGGAGGTGTCGCTGGGCACGGTGTCCTTCGTCGCGCGCTACGTGAAGCCGTCTCCGGTCATCACCGCCGCGTCGCTGAAGGACTCCGATTTCACGTTCTTCAAGATCACCAGCATCTGCATGCTGGCGGGCCTGGCGGTGGTGTTGGCCATGGTGCTGACGCCGCGCCAGGAGCTGCCGCAGAGCGCGGACATCTTCGAGTCCCAGCAGCGCGTGGCGAAGTTCCTCATCACCCCGGAGAAGCGGCTGGAGGCGAAGAAGCTCCAGCTGTCCGCGCCGGAAGAGGGCGCCAAGGCGAAGGACGAGGAAGGTAAGTTCGGCAAGGAGGATGCGAAGCAGCAGGAAGCGGCGCCCTCCAAGCCCGGCACGCCCGTGGTGGACAAGAGCAAGAAGGAGAAGGACCGCCAGGCGGTGGGCAAGGCCGGCCTGCTGGGCGCCTTCAAGGGCATGAAGGGTGGGGCATCCGACGTGTTCGGTCCCGGCGGCTTCGGCACCGGCATCAACGACGCGCTGGGCGGCCTCAAGGGCGGCGCGGCCATGGGTGACGCGCAGGGCGTGGGCGGCGTGGGCTCGCGTGGCACGGGCAAGGGCGGTGGTGGCACCGCGCTGGGCATCGGTGGGCTCGGGACGCAGGGCACCGGCCGTGGCACGGGCGGGTCGGGCGGCATCGACCTGGGCGGCCGTGGCAAGTCCATCACCAAGGTCATCCCCGGCAAGACGACGGTGGTGGGCGGCCTGGACAAGGACGTCATCGCCAAGGTCATCCGGCGGCACCAGGGGGAGATCAAGTACTGCTACGAGTCGGAGCTGAACAAGGACCCGAGCCTCGCCGGCAAGGTGGCGGTGGCCTTCGTCATCGACCCCACGGGCGCGGTGTCCGACGCGAGTGTCGCCGAGACGACGCTGAACAACGCCGCGGCGGAGCGCTGCATGCTGTCGCGAATCCGCCGCTGGAAGTTCCCGGAGCCCAAGGGCGGCGGCGTGGTGTCGGTGACGTACCCCTGGCTCTTCTCGCCCGCGGGCACGGGAGGGTGAGCGGCGGTCGCGGCCTGTGAAGGACCCAAGTGGCGTGGACGAAACGGTCCACGCCACTTTCGTTTTTCCCCCACTGCCGGTTCTGGGGGGCCGTCATTAACGTCTGCGGCGCTCCCGCGTTGCGCTGGGAGGGCACGTCTGTCGGGAGGACCCGTGAAGAAGTCTCAGTTGATTGCCGCGCTCGCGCTGCTGTCGTCTCCGGTTCTCGCGGCCACACCGCCGGAAGGGGTGGCGTTCGAGCCGCGCCGTGGTTTCTTCACCGAGACGGACATCGGCGTGTTCTTCACCGTGGGCGGAGAGAACGTCTACTCCAACGCCCAGACGTACCTTCAGCTCGGGGTGGGGTACGACCTCACGGAGAAGATGTCGCTGGGGGCGCACTTCGGGCTCGGCTCGTCCGCGCAGAACTGCTTCGCGGGCTACCTGCCCGGCACGGAGACGTGCGCGCTGTCGGACAACTTCACCATGGCCTTCTTCAACCTGTCGGCGGCCTACCACGTGCGTGTCATGGACCGGCTGTTCCTCACGCCCAAGGTGGTTGCGGGCTACACGCGGCTGGATCCGGCGCCCGTGGACCCCGACGAGGGCGACCCGGGACGCGCCGTCAGCGCGCCCAACGCGGGCCTGGGCTTCGGCGTGGAGTACGCCACGGGCATGGACCACTTCTCCGTCGGCGCGGACCTGCTGGCCCGCTACATCATCGGGCCCAACATCACCTCCTTCGCCATCTTCCCGAAGGTGAAGTACACGTTCTGAAGCCCGCATACACGAAGGGCCCGCCCCCAACGCAGTGGGAACGGGCCCTGGTGATGCGGAGCGCCCCGTGAGCGCTCCAGCAGAGCGAAGGCCTACTCGCCTTCGGCCGCGCGCTCCTCGCGCTTGCGGTCACGCTCGGCGCGGTAGCGCTCGCCCACCGCCAGCGCCTTCTTGCGCATGCGGATGGACTTGGGCGTCACCTCGACCAGCTCGTCGTCGGCGATCCACTCCAGCGCCTTCTCCAGGCTGATTTCCCGCGGCGGGGTGAGGATGACGTTCTCGTCGCGGCCGGCGGCGCGGATGTTGGTGAGCTTCTTCTCACGGCAGCAGTTCACGTTCAGCTCGGACGCGTGCGAGTGCTCGCCGATGATCATGCCCTCGTACACCGTGGTGCCGGCGCCGATGAAGAGCGAGCCACGCTCCTGGATGCTGAAGAGCGCGTAGGGCACGGTGTCGCCCAGGCGGTCGGAGACGATGGCGCCATTCTGCCGCTTGGGGATGTAGCCGAACCACGGCTCGTAGCCATCGAACTGGCTGCTCATGATGCCTTCGCCACGGGTGATGGTGAGGAACTCCGAGCGGAAGCCGATGAGGCCGCGCGCGGGGATGCGGAACTGGAGCCGCGTGCGGCCCGAGCCCAGGGTGCCCATGTCCACCATGCGGCCCTTGCGGGGCCCCAGGCGCTCCGTCACCGCGCCCACGCTGTTCTCCGGCACGTCGCAGAAGAGCAGCTCCATGGGCTCGTGGACCTGGCCGTCGATCTCCTTGGTGATCGGCTCCGGGTTGGAGGCCGTCAGCTCGTAGCCCTCGCGGCGCATGTTCTCGATGATGACGGCCAGGGCGAGCTCGCCGCGGCCCACCACGCGGAACGCGTCCGGCGTGTCGGTGTCCTCCACGCGGACGCCCACGTTGCGGTAGGCCTCGCGGTAGAGGCGCTCGCGCAGGTTGCGGGAGGTGACGAACTTGCCTTCCTTGCCCGCCAGCGGCCCGTCATTGACCTTGAAGACCATCATCATCGTGGGCTCGTCCACGGTGATGCGGGGCAGGGGCACCGGCTTCTCCGCGTCGGCGATGGTGTCGCCGATGGAGATCTCCTCGATGCCGGCGATGGAGACGATTTCACCCGGACCTGCGTCCGGAATCTCCACGCGCTTCAGGCCGGAGAAGCCGTACAGCTTGACGATTTTACCCGGCTGCACCTTGCCGCCCTCGCGGCAGACGGAGACGGGCATGTTGGCGGTGATGCGGCCGGACTGCACGCGGCCCACGGCCAGACGGCCGACGTAGTCGTCGTAGTCCAGGTTGGCGACGAGCAGCTGCAGCGACGTCTCCTCCGACTTCGGCGGAGGCGGGATGTGGTTGATGATGGCGTCGTACAGGGGCTCCAGCGTCTTGCCGGGGACCTCCAGCTGCGTGGACGCCTGACCCTGGCGGGCGATGGTGTAGAGGACGGGCATCTCCAGCTGCTGCTCGTCCGCGCCCAGGTCGATGTAGAGCGAGTACACTAGGTCCAGCACGTCCTTCGCGCGGGCGTCCTGGCGGTCGATCTTGTTGATGACCAGCACCGTCTTCAGGCCCATGGCCAGGGCCTTGCTGAGCACGAAGCGCGTCTGGGGCAGGGGGCCTTCGGCGGCGTCCACCAGCAGGATGACGCCCTCAACGAGGCGCAGACCCCGCTCCACCTCACCACCGAAGTCG is a genomic window containing:
- a CDS encoding TonB family protein, yielding MAAAKNNGLTLRITGPDGSTAEAVSEAESVIVGSGAQAAVKIQDPRVSNLHVMLKVDKDGSVTAIDLGSEGGTEVRGQRLVLPTALNPGDVLMVGGSRVEVLFGATQPERPHPAGARVAGPVFQGPVATPPPPPPRGMQLQTQTQTRADLPKLVPTPPPPMRQVSTALGNRVERVASPGVMPVEPPRQTPPGLQPRTTPSTARMPTPNAANTATPRRTVAPHLQEPLPPEAMPTPEARVLQVALLWGDTLLEVQHFKDGVPVTIGEAKQNFFNVFAPSVGKSHVLAVSKKDVLEVRAPAGSRAFVTNQGNVRTKDALRAAGALSGQAGDAAEQRFTLGLHDRVEVSLGTVSFVARYVKPSPVITAASLKDSDFTFFKITSICMLAGLAVVLAMVLTPRQELPQSADIFESQQRVAKFLITPEKRLEAKKLQLSAPEEGAKAKDEEGKFGKEDAKQQEAAPSKPGTPVVDKSKKEKDRQAVGKAGLLGAFKGMKGGASDVFGPGGFGTGINDALGGLKGGAAMGDAQGVGGVGSRGTGKGGGGTALGIGGLGTQGTGRGTGGSGGIDLGGRGKSITKVIPGKTTVVGGLDKDVIAKVIRRHQGEIKYCYESELNKDPSLAGKVAVAFVIDPTGAVSDASVAETTLNNAAAERCMLSRIRRWKFPEPKGGGVVSVTYPWLFSPAGTGG
- the cglE gene encoding adventurous gliding motility protein CglE, encoding MKKSQLIAALALLSSPVLAATPPEGVAFEPRRGFFTETDIGVFFTVGGENVYSNAQTYLQLGVGYDLTEKMSLGAHFGLGSSAQNCFAGYLPGTETCALSDNFTMAFFNLSAAYHVRVMDRLFLTPKVVAGYTRLDPAPVDPDEGDPGRAVSAPNAGLGFGVEYATGMDHFSVGADLLARYIIGPNITSFAIFPKVKYTF
- the typA gene encoding translational GTPase TypA; translated protein: MIPRENIRNVAIVAHVDHGKTTLVDHLLRQAGTFRSNEHVAERVMDSNDLEREKGITILAKNTAVNYKGMQINIIDTPGHADFGGEVERGLRLVEGVILLVDAAEGPLPQTRFVLSKALAMGLKTVLVINKIDRQDARAKDVLDLVYSLYIDLGADEQQLEMPVLYTIARQGQASTQLEVPGKTLEPLYDAIINHIPPPPKSEETSLQLLVANLDYDDYVGRLAVGRVQSGRITANMPVSVCREGGKVQPGKIVKLYGFSGLKRVEIPDAGPGEIVSIAGIEEISIGDTIADAEKPVPLPRITVDEPTMMMVFKVNDGPLAGKEGKFVTSRNLRERLYREAYRNVGVRVEDTDTPDAFRVVGRGELALAVIIENMRREGYELTASNPEPITKEIDGQVHEPMELLFCDVPENSVGAVTERLGPRKGRMVDMGTLGSGRTRLQFRIPARGLIGFRSEFLTITRGEGIMSSQFDGYEPWFGYIPKRQNGAIVSDRLGDTVPYALFSIQERGSLFIGAGTTVYEGMIIGEHSHASELNVNCCREKKLTNIRAAGRDENVILTPPREISLEKALEWIADDELVEVTPKSIRMRKKALAVGERYRAERDRKREERAAEGE